A region from the Cryptosporangium arvum DSM 44712 genome encodes:
- a CDS encoding alpha/beta fold hydrolase, producing the protein MAREYIVELPTHSVGVLEWGPADGEPLIALHGFPDTAWTWRKVAPLLAEQGYRVAAPFLRGYAPSGMPGDYSVRALAADAVALHERLGGTALIGHDWGAIIATTLAGDPANPYPRVAALAVPPLGLMNPTRATLRPWLGAMLRQPRKSWYIAYHQLPGRSERHFERLVRRLWNDWSPGYDATEDIDHLTRAIPDRAHASAAIGYYRERDFRPAFAAPRTPLLYLHGARDGALDRRYFAVAAPHLTPPSRAALIPDAGHFLHLERPEAVAGLLVDWLRTSPHESGM; encoded by the coding sequence ATGGCGCGGGAGTACATCGTGGAACTGCCCACCCACTCCGTCGGTGTCCTGGAATGGGGCCCGGCCGACGGCGAGCCGCTGATCGCCCTGCACGGCTTCCCCGACACCGCCTGGACCTGGCGCAAGGTCGCGCCGCTGCTGGCCGAGCAGGGCTACCGGGTGGCCGCGCCGTTCCTCCGGGGCTACGCGCCGTCCGGGATGCCCGGGGACTACTCCGTCCGCGCGCTGGCCGCCGACGCGGTCGCCCTCCACGAACGCCTCGGCGGCACCGCGCTGATCGGCCACGACTGGGGCGCGATCATCGCGACGACGCTGGCCGGGGACCCCGCGAACCCCTACCCCCGGGTGGCCGCGCTGGCCGTCCCACCGCTCGGGCTGATGAACCCCACCAGGGCGACGCTCCGGCCCTGGCTCGGCGCGATGCTCCGCCAGCCGCGCAAGTCCTGGTACATCGCCTACCACCAGCTCCCGGGCCGGTCCGAGCGGCACTTCGAGCGGCTGGTCCGCCGCCTCTGGAACGACTGGTCGCCCGGGTACGACGCCACCGAGGACATCGACCACCTCACCCGCGCCATCCCCGACCGGGCCCACGCGAGCGCCGCGATCGGCTACTACCGCGAACGCGACTTCCGCCCGGCCTTCGCCGCGCCGCGCACACCGCTGCTCTACCTCCACGGAGCCCGGGACGGGGCGCTGGACCGCCGCTACTTCGCGGTGGCCGCCCCCCACCTCACCCCGCCCTCGCGCGCGGCGCTGATCCCGGACGCCGGCCACTTCCTCCACCTGGAGCGGCCCGAAGCGGTGGCCGGGCTGCTCGTCGACTGGCTCCGCACCTCGCCCCACGAGAGCGGTATGTGA
- a CDS encoding glycoside hydrolase family 2 TIM barrel-domain containing protein: MELARKGPGEGSLPPRARLNSSAPRQSLNGTWEFRLDEGEWTTIPVPSHWVLEGHGKPAYTNVRYPFAIDPPHPPDENPIGDYRLTFDAAEDFRDGAVLRFDGIESAAEIRFNGQLLGTTRGSRLTHEFAVEPRATGNVLEVRVAQFSDASYLEDQDMWWLPGIFRDVDLVATPAGGLRDVFAVADFDPGSGTGTLTVRTSAQARLRIPELAVDQTVHDSVVAVGTVQPWSPETPRLYAATVSTDAEEISLRLGFRRIEVCGAVLEFNGNPIQFRGVNRHEHHPERGRVVSPEDTRAELELMKRHNVNAVRTSHYPPAPGFLDLTDELGFYVVLECDLETHGFVEVGWRDNPSDDPEWESAYLDRMRRTVHRDKNHASVVVWSLGNEAGTGTNLEAMAAWTRAFDPSRLIHYEHDWASTYVDLYSRMYASHDEVERIGEEVLSPAPFGATPAELHRRELPFIQCEYAHAMGNGPGGLEEYQDLFDRYPRLAGGFIWEWVEHALAVTGSDGKRRMYYGGDFGEDIHDGNFVTDGLVSADREVRPGLTALAHWFSPVRIEVTASTVRIRNRYDHVDLGHLTFRWRTGDAGGVLSVPRATPGRTVEVPLPPEASGPWVTVEAVADAEHVIGSGQFTRFAPTGRPAPTTLPTREAFDPVSMRLRTLGGLTLDGPLVSLWRAPTDNDRYPGWDEPGLPPYAERWTEAGIDRLRTRLVSAGEVDGALRTVHRSTPPGRDFGVDSEFRWHQVSPDALLLDVVVTPRGVWPVEWARLGLDLVLPGAPAGLDWLGLGPGPAYPDLAAGVRYGTFHAEADELYTPYVRPQESGARRGVRTATVATSAGELRVTVLGDDEIAVTVSPWSRALIASTLHHHDLVADGRTYVSLDLAQSGVGTAACGPGVLPRYRLPARPARISLLLEANPA, translated from the coding sequence ATGGAACTCGCCCGCAAAGGCCCCGGTGAGGGGTCCCTGCCTCCCCGCGCCCGCCTGAACTCCTCAGCGCCGCGCCAGAGCCTGAACGGAACCTGGGAGTTCCGCCTCGACGAGGGCGAATGGACGACGATCCCGGTGCCGTCGCACTGGGTCCTCGAGGGCCACGGCAAGCCCGCCTACACGAACGTCCGCTACCCGTTCGCGATCGACCCGCCGCACCCGCCGGACGAGAACCCGATCGGCGACTACCGCCTGACCTTCGACGCCGCCGAGGACTTCCGGGACGGCGCCGTGCTGCGCTTCGACGGCATCGAGTCCGCCGCCGAGATCCGGTTCAACGGTCAGCTGCTCGGCACGACCCGCGGCAGCCGCCTCACGCACGAGTTCGCGGTGGAGCCGCGGGCCACCGGGAACGTCCTCGAGGTCCGCGTCGCCCAGTTCTCCGACGCCAGCTACCTCGAAGACCAGGACATGTGGTGGCTGCCGGGCATCTTCCGGGACGTCGACCTCGTCGCGACCCCGGCCGGCGGCCTCCGCGACGTGTTCGCGGTCGCCGACTTCGACCCCGGATCCGGCACCGGAACGCTCACGGTCCGGACCTCGGCGCAGGCCCGCCTCCGCATCCCGGAGCTGGCCGTCGACCAGACCGTGCACGACTCGGTCGTCGCGGTCGGCACCGTGCAGCCCTGGTCGCCCGAGACGCCCCGCCTCTACGCGGCGACGGTCTCCACCGACGCCGAGGAGATCAGCCTGCGGCTCGGCTTCCGCCGCATCGAGGTGTGCGGCGCGGTCCTGGAGTTCAACGGCAACCCGATCCAGTTCCGCGGCGTCAACCGCCACGAACACCACCCCGAGCGCGGCCGCGTCGTCTCCCCGGAGGACACCCGCGCCGAGCTCGAACTCATGAAGCGCCACAACGTCAACGCGGTCCGCACCTCGCACTACCCGCCCGCCCCCGGCTTCCTCGACCTCACCGACGAGCTCGGCTTCTACGTCGTCCTCGAGTGCGACCTGGAGACCCACGGGTTCGTCGAGGTCGGCTGGCGCGACAATCCGAGCGACGACCCCGAGTGGGAGTCGGCCTACCTCGACCGCATGCGTCGCACCGTCCACCGCGACAAGAACCACGCCAGCGTCGTCGTCTGGTCGCTGGGCAACGAGGCCGGCACCGGGACGAACCTCGAGGCGATGGCCGCCTGGACCCGCGCCTTCGACCCCTCCCGGCTCATCCACTACGAGCACGACTGGGCCAGCACCTACGTCGACCTGTACTCGCGCATGTACGCGAGCCACGACGAGGTCGAGCGGATCGGCGAGGAGGTGCTGAGCCCCGCCCCGTTCGGCGCCACCCCGGCCGAGCTCCACCGCCGCGAGCTGCCGTTCATCCAGTGCGAGTACGCGCACGCGATGGGCAACGGCCCCGGCGGCCTGGAGGAGTACCAGGACCTGTTCGACCGCTACCCCCGCCTCGCCGGGGGGTTCATCTGGGAGTGGGTCGAGCACGCCCTCGCGGTGACCGGCTCGGACGGGAAACGCCGGATGTACTACGGCGGCGACTTCGGCGAGGACATCCACGACGGCAACTTCGTCACCGACGGCCTGGTCAGCGCCGATCGTGAGGTGCGCCCCGGCCTCACCGCGCTGGCCCACTGGTTCTCGCCGGTACGCATCGAGGTCACCGCGTCCACGGTCCGGATCCGCAACCGCTACGACCACGTCGACCTCGGCCACCTCACGTTCCGCTGGCGCACCGGGGACGCCGGGGGCGTGCTCTCGGTGCCCCGGGCCACGCCCGGCCGGACCGTCGAGGTCCCGCTCCCGCCGGAGGCTTCCGGCCCGTGGGTGACGGTAGAAGCCGTTGCCGACGCGGAGCACGTGATCGGGAGCGGGCAATTCACGCGCTTCGCGCCCACCGGTCGTCCGGCGCCCACGACCCTCCCGACCCGCGAGGCCTTCGACCCGGTGTCGATGCGCCTGCGGACGCTGGGCGGTCTCACCCTCGACGGGCCGCTGGTGAGCCTCTGGCGCGCACCCACCGACAACGACCGCTACCCCGGCTGGGACGAGCCCGGCCTCCCGCCCTACGCCGAGCGCTGGACCGAGGCCGGCATCGACCGGCTGCGTACCCGGCTGGTGTCGGCGGGCGAGGTCGACGGCGCGCTGCGGACCGTGCACCGCTCGACGCCGCCCGGGCGGGACTTCGGGGTCGACTCGGAGTTCCGCTGGCACCAGGTGTCGCCGGACGCGCTCCTGCTCGACGTCGTCGTGACGCCCCGCGGTGTCTGGCCGGTCGAATGGGCGCGGCTGGGCCTCGACCTGGTGCTGCCCGGGGCCCCGGCCGGGCTCGACTGGCTCGGGCTCGGTCCCGGCCCCGCCTACCCGGACCTCGCGGCCGGGGTGCGGTACGGCACGTTCCACGCCGAGGCCGACGAGCTGTACACGCCGTACGTGCGGCCGCAGGAGAGCGGCGCCCGGCGCGGCGTGCGCACCGCCACGGTCGCGACGTCGGCGGGGGAGTTGCGGGTCACCGTGCTCGGAGACGACGAGATCGCGGTCACGGTCTCACCCTGGAGTCGAGCCTTGATCGCCTCGACGCTCCACCACCACGATCTGGTCGCCGACGGGCGGACGTACGTGTCGCTGGACCTGGCCCAGTCCGGGGTGGGCACCGCCGCCTGCGGCCCCGGCGTCCTGCCGCGGTACCGGCTGCCCGCCCGCCCCGCCCGCATCTCCCTCCTGCTGGAGGCGAACCCGGCCTGA
- a CDS encoding inositol monophosphatase family protein, protein MNTDLQLARHAALAGAAVGLRYFADLAELPREYKSDGSVVTAADRAVEAAVRAVLADARPGDAVLGEESGPTGTGARRWIVDPIDGTALFVAGDDRWLVLVALEEDGEIVAGVVVVPAQGRIWWASRGEGAFAARYTGDSVGPGQRLQVGRSRPDGLAGSVLGVIPTDDGLFPAEREMLAPLTAVATKTAWGVHAALLVAGGEFDLAVQTRGHVWDFAATSLIVTEAGGCYGGLDGRTRPGRGTSVFARDAGLHAAALDLLVRGTGTMR, encoded by the coding sequence ATGAACACGGATCTCCAGCTCGCTCGTCACGCCGCGCTGGCCGGTGCGGCCGTCGGCCTCCGGTACTTCGCCGACCTCGCCGAACTGCCCCGCGAGTACAAGTCCGACGGCAGCGTCGTCACGGCGGCCGACCGCGCGGTCGAGGCCGCGGTCCGCGCGGTCCTGGCCGACGCGCGGCCGGGCGACGCGGTGCTCGGCGAGGAGAGCGGGCCGACCGGCACCGGCGCCCGGCGGTGGATCGTCGATCCGATCGACGGCACCGCGCTGTTCGTCGCCGGGGACGACCGCTGGCTGGTGCTCGTCGCCCTGGAGGAGGACGGCGAGATCGTCGCCGGGGTCGTCGTGGTGCCCGCCCAGGGCCGGATCTGGTGGGCCTCGCGCGGTGAGGGCGCGTTCGCCGCGCGCTACACCGGGGACTCGGTGGGGCCGGGGCAGCGGCTGCAGGTCGGCCGGTCGCGGCCGGACGGGCTCGCCGGGAGCGTGCTCGGCGTGATCCCGACCGACGACGGGCTGTTCCCGGCCGAGCGGGAGATGCTCGCGCCGCTGACCGCGGTGGCGACGAAGACCGCGTGGGGGGTGCACGCCGCGCTGCTAGTCGCCGGCGGCGAGTTCGACCTCGCGGTGCAGACGCGCGGGCACGTCTGGGACTTCGCGGCGACCTCGCTGATCGTCACCGAGGCCGGTGGGTGCTACGGCGGGTTGGACGGCCGGACCCGGCCCGGCCGGGGGACGTCGGTGTTCGCCCGCGACGCCGGCCTGCACGCCGCCGCACTGGACCTGCTCGTCCGGGGCACCGGGACGATGCGGTAG
- a CDS encoding TrkH family potassium uptake protein has protein sequence MRGNTPRPARAVVLVFLGAIAAGTALLMLPASRRGDGAAPLLTAFFSATSAITTSGMSTVDIATYWSGFGHVLLAVLTQAGGFGITAAATVLGLLVSQRLGLRGRMMAGAETGSGVAHGDVRRVLVLAAVVMFASEAVMAVFVTGRLWLSYRVAFPSALREGLFNAVQAFNNSGFSLRSEGLSGFVGDWWICVPLTLGVIVGGLGVPVLYEIAKELRRPAAWSTHTRLTVWGSLVLLVVGFVTVLGFEWNNALAPLGVADKVLASFVQGTIPRSGGFNTLDYGSFDQDTSAIVTGLMFIGGGSASTAGGIKVTTFFLLAFVIWTEARGERDVVVGRRRIAESTQRQATAVALLGVAAVAAGTLLLLRLTADVTFDRALFEVMAAFSTAGLTTGLTAELSGPGQLVLIVMMFVGRVGTVAVASALALNTRHRLYRYPEERPLVG, from the coding sequence ATGCGTGGGAACACTCCGCGCCCGGCGCGGGCCGTGGTGCTCGTCTTTCTCGGGGCGATCGCGGCCGGCACGGCGCTGCTGATGCTGCCCGCGTCCCGGCGCGGCGACGGCGCGGCGCCGTTGCTGACCGCGTTCTTCTCCGCGACGTCGGCGATCACCACGTCCGGCATGTCGACGGTCGACATCGCCACGTACTGGTCGGGGTTCGGGCACGTTCTGCTCGCCGTGCTCACCCAGGCCGGCGGGTTCGGGATCACCGCGGCCGCGACGGTCCTCGGGCTGCTCGTCTCGCAGCGCCTGGGGTTGCGCGGCCGGATGATGGCCGGCGCGGAGACGGGCTCGGGCGTCGCGCACGGCGACGTCCGGCGGGTGCTCGTCCTCGCGGCCGTCGTGATGTTCGCCAGTGAGGCCGTGATGGCGGTGTTCGTCACCGGGCGGCTCTGGCTCAGCTATCGCGTGGCGTTCCCGTCGGCCCTGCGTGAGGGCCTGTTCAACGCCGTCCAGGCGTTCAACAACTCCGGCTTCTCGCTCCGCAGCGAGGGCCTCTCCGGGTTCGTCGGCGACTGGTGGATCTGCGTCCCGCTGACGCTCGGGGTGATCGTCGGTGGTCTCGGGGTGCCGGTGCTCTACGAGATCGCCAAGGAGCTGCGCCGCCCGGCCGCGTGGTCCACCCACACCCGGCTCACGGTGTGGGGATCGCTGGTGCTGCTGGTCGTCGGGTTCGTCACCGTGCTCGGTTTCGAGTGGAACAACGCGCTGGCCCCGCTCGGCGTCGCCGACAAGGTCCTGGCCTCCTTCGTCCAGGGCACGATCCCTCGCTCCGGCGGTTTCAACACGCTCGACTACGGGTCGTTCGATCAGGACACCAGCGCGATCGTCACCGGGCTGATGTTCATCGGCGGTGGCAGCGCCAGCACCGCCGGTGGCATCAAGGTCACCACGTTCTTCCTCCTCGCGTTCGTGATCTGGACCGAGGCGCGGGGCGAGCGCGACGTCGTGGTCGGGCGCAGGCGGATCGCGGAGTCCACCCAGCGCCAGGCCACGGCGGTCGCGCTCCTCGGGGTCGCCGCGGTCGCCGCCGGCACGCTGCTGCTGCTCCGCCTCACCGCCGACGTGACGTTCGACCGGGCGTTGTTCGAGGTCATGGCCGCGTTCAGCACCGCGGGTCTGACCACGGGCCTCACCGCCGAGCTGTCCGGGCCGGGTCAGCTCGTCCTGATCGTGATGATGTTCGTCGGCCGGGTCGGTACCGTCGCGGTCGCGTCGGCGCTGGCCCTCAACACCCGCCACCGGCTCTACCGGTACCCGGAGGAAAGGCCCCTCGTTGGCTGA
- a CDS encoding potassium channel family protein, with translation MAERKKSKTEAGSDNVVVIGLGRFGGQVAESLLFLGHEVMGVDENTRIVQQWSDRLTHVVQADSTDEDALTQVGIREFSRAVVGIGTDIEASVLTVLTLSELGMPEIWAKAISVKHGKILTSVGADHVIYPEATMGERVARLIASRLLDLVDLGDGDAIATVRPPEDAIGRTITDLGVRTTYGVTIVGIKTPGAGIEWATPQTVVPDGCALIVSGSIDQVQRFATA, from the coding sequence TTGGCTGAGCGGAAGAAGTCGAAGACCGAGGCCGGCAGCGACAACGTCGTGGTGATCGGCCTGGGCCGGTTCGGTGGCCAGGTCGCCGAGTCGTTGCTGTTCCTCGGCCACGAGGTGATGGGCGTGGACGAGAACACCAGGATCGTGCAGCAGTGGTCGGACCGGCTCACGCACGTGGTGCAGGCCGACTCGACCGACGAGGACGCGCTGACCCAGGTCGGGATCCGCGAGTTCTCCCGCGCGGTCGTCGGCATCGGGACCGACATCGAGGCCAGCGTGCTCACCGTGCTCACGCTCAGCGAGCTGGGCATGCCCGAGATCTGGGCCAAGGCGATCTCGGTCAAGCACGGCAAGATCCTGACGTCGGTCGGCGCGGACCACGTCATCTATCCGGAGGCGACGATGGGGGAGCGGGTGGCCCGGCTGATCGCCAGCCGCCTGCTGGACCTCGTCGACCTCGGCGACGGCGACGCGATCGCGACGGTCCGGCCGCCGGAGGACGCGATCGGCCGGACGATCACCGACCTCGGCGTCCGCACCACGTACGGCGTGACGATCGTCGGGATCAAGACCCCCGGCGCCGGGATCGAGTGGGCCACCCCGCAGACCGTCGTGCCGGACGGCTGCGCGCTGATCGTGAGCGGCTCGATCGACCAGGTGCAGCGCTTCGCCACGGCCTAG
- a CDS encoding FAD-dependent monooxygenase → MTSVLVSGASIAGPTVAYWLRRYGFDVTIVEKADALRGGGYPIDIRGTALGVVDRMGLLPGLRDAHVDTRRISFLNPDGSLLTSLNPVTLTKSENADLEIRRGDLTTMLYDTIRDDVEILFTDSIAAIDDREVRFESGARRTFDLVIGADGLHSRTRGLILGPEEQYHRYIGYSFAGFGMPNRLGLSHEGVMWNVPGRAAALFAVGDTPASVHAFLNFSLPEPPLDAHRDPAAQRRLIESVFTDQEWEIPAMLDAMRASDDLFFDVVSQIHLPRWSQGRVALVGDAAYAPSFLTGQGSSLALVGAYVLAGELAAHTDHTAAFTAYEKSMRDFVEVNQAQVTAGEATMFPSTAATLERRNTMLRQLSEIPADANPAHSAMTLPDYS, encoded by the coding sequence ATGACATCTGTTCTCGTGTCCGGTGCCAGCATCGCCGGACCCACCGTCGCCTACTGGCTGCGCCGCTACGGCTTCGACGTCACGATCGTCGAGAAGGCCGACGCGCTGCGCGGCGGCGGCTACCCGATCGACATCCGCGGGACCGCGCTCGGTGTCGTCGACCGGATGGGGCTGCTCCCCGGGTTACGCGACGCCCACGTGGACACCCGCCGCATCTCGTTCCTCAACCCGGACGGGAGCCTGCTGACCTCGCTCAACCCGGTCACGCTCACCAAGAGCGAGAACGCCGACCTCGAGATCCGGCGCGGCGACCTCACGACGATGCTCTACGACACGATCCGCGACGACGTCGAGATCCTCTTCACCGACTCGATCGCCGCGATCGACGACCGCGAGGTGCGGTTCGAGAGCGGAGCCCGCCGGACGTTCGACCTGGTCATCGGCGCCGACGGCCTGCACTCGCGCACCCGGGGGCTGATCCTGGGGCCGGAGGAGCAGTACCACCGCTACATCGGGTACTCGTTCGCCGGGTTCGGCATGCCCAACCGGCTCGGGCTCTCCCACGAGGGCGTGATGTGGAACGTGCCGGGGCGGGCCGCGGCGCTCTTCGCGGTCGGCGACACCCCCGCGTCCGTGCACGCGTTCCTCAACTTCAGCCTGCCCGAGCCGCCGCTGGACGCGCACCGCGACCCGGCCGCCCAGCGCCGGCTGATCGAGTCGGTCTTCACCGACCAGGAGTGGGAGATCCCCGCCATGCTCGACGCGATGCGCGCCTCCGACGACCTGTTCTTCGACGTGGTCAGCCAGATCCACCTCCCGCGCTGGTCGCAGGGGCGGGTCGCGCTGGTCGGCGACGCGGCGTACGCGCCGTCGTTCCTGACCGGGCAGGGCTCGAGCCTGGCGCTGGTCGGTGCCTACGTGCTGGCCGGAGAGCTGGCCGCGCACACCGACCACACGGCGGCGTTCACCGCGTACGAGAAGTCCATGCGTGACTTCGTCGAGGTGAACCAGGCGCAGGTCACCGCCGGGGAGGCCACGATGTTCCCGTCGACGGCGGCGACGCTGGAACGGCGCAACACGATGCTGCGTCAGCTGAGCGAGATCCCGGCCGACGCCAACCCGGCGCACTCGGCGATGACGCTGCCCGACTACTCCTAG
- a CDS encoding MarR family winged helix-turn-helix transcriptional regulator: protein MSDDEEFAGVFGGITRLGNAIRRGRLEERAMQRSGIELDRPALTILITLQTADQPLRIGEIATRMQVVGPHVTRLLPDLEKRGLVQRVVDPDDQRARLIATTDEGTRTVQRYLGTVLGWMRESLADWSAEDRATLLTLLQRFADDFAARVARLDDEDDAG, encoded by the coding sequence ATGAGCGACGACGAAGAGTTCGCGGGGGTTTTCGGCGGCATCACCCGGTTGGGCAACGCGATCCGCCGCGGCCGGCTCGAGGAGCGCGCCATGCAGCGGTCCGGCATCGAGCTCGACCGGCCCGCCCTGACGATCCTCATCACGCTGCAGACCGCGGACCAGCCGCTGCGCATCGGGGAGATCGCGACCCGCATGCAGGTCGTCGGCCCGCACGTCACCCGGCTCCTTCCCGACCTGGAGAAACGCGGTCTGGTCCAGCGCGTCGTCGACCCCGACGACCAGCGCGCCCGCCTGATCGCGACGACCGACGAGGGCACCCGCACGGTGCAGCGCTACCTCGGCACCGTGCTGGGCTGGATGCGCGAGTCGCTCGCCGACTGGTCCGCCGAGGACCGCGCGACGCTGCTGACCCTGCTGCAACGCTTCGCCGACGACTTCGCCGCCCGCGTCGCCCGCCTCGACGACGAGGACGACGCGGGCTAG